A genome region from Coffea arabica cultivar ET-39 chromosome 7e, Coffea Arabica ET-39 HiFi, whole genome shotgun sequence includes the following:
- the LOC113701731 gene encoding putative late blight resistance protein homolog R1A-10 — protein MEIPSSSNANCFDFASYDYLQSHLVSSSTSTSCFDLALDTLAELEKEPYYGWYFKYLNEKARLMKTCFLYVKKCRRRRNHEALLEPDREDRCNIMSENLRRSIICFRIQEVAIRMIHDLQPAYFQYIHSGRYLDYANIESAITRSKEKIKMFLETDLKKSCAAIFIDYYAPGDPRLVMDLIMCLLETLDWNLRVGELRETIRNRLKLLRNLIGFVTMQGLECSQLTDLLTYTVVAAGRLISVCLFYHDEQVANRLESEIYKLIHEKINLFDLQVRETFVHVLTASKKQPRPSYAFALQKNEDHVVGQFVGSLRDYLMDLLGSYASFQVPVKDQILRLHEEIRCLGILLKQEEKLGDEMKDLIGAVVVSDVAILTFSLSVNEIKEGLPKEIDLAVFHLHKVLKYMVAEVAHNYPLKSPYSSFNYPRPNELGCMDSFLENLKELARCDEADDSIGFQHHRIQVIQNDLVFLRSFLENIKEQRYQNGKLQAFWSHVMEAAYKAELLIDLTLVGDKCEDSLDAVSRDINLLKIDAPEIHNGQTQRVNKTSLHIPSQLAAAMHDEDLVGLDDEVETITHRLTRGSKQLDVVPIVGMPGLGKTTLAHKVYNAPSVRSHFHVHGWCRVSQTCSKHSLLVQLLCSVDSRSPDEYLKEDENNLANKLRQVLLRNRYLLFLDDLWDVEAWNLLEKSLPNDANGSRILFTSRYQNLSLHFKPNSEPHHLRHLTDEESWTLLQRKLFGREDCPPAVSEVGSQIAKLCQGLPLAVVLIAGILATTARDSWLEVAKSLSSIVLEDEYCMKALELSYSHLPDYLKPCLLYFAAFKEDEVINVRRLLRLWISERFVQQAEGKRVEEAAHDYFVALVNRSLVKGVGQRTVGGAKACLLHDLVHEFCVKKAKEESFLYDVHTWNPLGLTGPSNPHRVCVRNTRELKIWELTLIFPNLRSLILFGQDYFKHEEEDLGILLPKLLRVLDFRSLHFRYNSFPIEVVLLVHLRYLALKGVTYIPSAIANLLRLETLIVDYPSLGIELPSTIWNIKTLSHLLVINYHGVWRRGFIFPVENLEVSPDLDRLDTLNLAVDPSPQSLQKILRKLPSIRRLKCMEHRGGSREATRNCNEILEFDSLSQLESLYLYGFHGCGFKSPLNLKKLTLSYNAQPWSEISTIGKLPNLEVLKLLDHSFVGEEWVMKEGEFPNLRVLKLSRLKFRNWTAFSDNFSRLVKLVLHRCKELEKVPSCLGECETLEMIEVEGCLESVVDSVEQIQQEQIDMGNEVLKIEIHSISS, from the coding sequence ATGGAGATCCCCTCCAGCAGTAACGccaattgctttgattttgctTCTTATGATTATCTGCAGTCGCATCTCGTCTCCTCCAGCACTAGCACTAGTTGCTTTGATCTTGCTTTAGATACTCTAGCCGAGCTTGAAAAAGAGCCCTACTATGGCTGGTACTTCAAGTACCTGAACGAGAAGGCAAGATTAATGAAAACCTGTTTTCTGTATGTCAAAAAGTGTAGGAGGAGGAGGAACCACGAAGCGCTTTTGGAGCCCGATCGCGAGGACAGGTGTAATATTATGTCTGAAAATTTGAGACGTAGTATTATTTGCTTCAGAATTCAAGAAGTGGCTATCAGGATGATTCATGATCTTCAGCCTGCTTATTTTCAATATATTCATTCTGGTCGTTACTTAGATTATGCCAACATTGAAAGTGCGATTACCAGATCCAAGGAAAAGATCAAAATGTTTCTTGAGACGGATCTCAAGAAATCATGCGCCGCCATCTTCATTGACTATTACGCACCGGGAGATCCACGACTAGTTATGGATCTTATTATGTGCCTTTTAGAGACTTTGGATTGGAATTTACGTGTTGGGGAGCTAAGGGAGACAATTAGAAACAGGCTAAAACTCTTAAGGAATCTCATTGGCTTTGTGACAATGCAAGGTCTTGAATGTTCGCAACTGACAGATCTCTTGACTTACACTGTAGTTGCAGCTGGACGCCTGATTTCTGTATGTCTGTTTTACCATGATGAACAAGTGGCCAATCGATTGGAATCTGAAATTTATAAGCTGATACACGAGAAGATCAATCTTTTTGATCTCCAAGTCCGAGAAACTTTTGTCCATGTCCTGACAGCTTCAAAGAAACAACCGAGACCATCATATGCTTTTGCCCTTCAGAAGAATGAGGATCATGTGGTAGGCCAGTTTGTTGGTTCTCTCCGTGATTATCTTATGGATCTACTAGGATCTTATGCCAGTTTTCAGGTTCCAGTGAAGGATCAAATACTAAGACTCCATGAGGAAATAAGATGCCTGGGTATCCTTCTTAAACAGGAGGAGAAACTAGGTGATGAAATGAAGGATCTTATTGGAGCTGTGGTGGTCTCTGATGTAGCAATTTTGACCTTCTCCCTTTCTGTCAATGAAATCAAAGAAGGCTTGCCTAAGGAAATAGATCTTGCGGTGTTTCATTTGCACAAAGTTCTCAAATATATGGTGGCAGAGGTTGCACACAATTATCCACTAAAATCACCATATTCATCATTTAATTATCCTAGACCCAATGAGTTGGGCTGTATGGATTCTTTCCTAGAAAATCTCAAGGAACTAGCAAGGTGTGATGAGGCTGATGATTCAATTGGTTTTCAACATCATAGAATCCAAGTGATCCAAAATGATCTCGTATTCTTAAGATCTTTCCTGGAAAATATCAAGGAGCAGCGCTATCAGAATGGAAAACTTCAAGCTTTCTGGAGTCATGTTATGGAGGCTGCTTACAAGGCAGAGTTACTGATTGACTTGACACTTGTTGGTGATAAATGTGAAGATTCTTTGGATGCTGTTTCTAGAGATATCAATCTTTTGAAGATTGATGCCCCTGAGATCCATAATGGTCAAACCCAAAGAGTTAACAAGACTTCCCTTCACATACCGTCACAACTTGCTGCCGCCATGCACGACGAAGATCTGGTAGGTCTTGACGACGAGGTGGAAACTATTACTCATCGGCTTACGAGAGGATCAAAGCAATTGGATGTTGTTCCCATTGTGGGTATGCCAGGCCTTGGTAAGACCACATTAGCCCACAAAGTTTATAATGCTCCTTCAGTTAGGTCACATTTCCATGTTCATGGTTGGTGTCGTGTTTCTCAAACGTGTAGCAAACACAGTTTGTTAGTTCAACTTTTGTGTAGTGTTGATTCTAGGAGTCCAGATGAATATCTTAAGGAGGATGAAAATAATTTGGCTAACAAGCTAAGACAGGTTTTGCTGAGAAATAGGTATCTCCTTTTTTTGGATGACTTGTGGGACGTTGAGGCATGGAATTTGTTGGAAAAATCACTACCGAATGATGCCAATGGTAGCAGGATTCTCTTCACCAGTAGATACCAGAATTTATCTTTGCATTTCAAACCTAATAGCGAGCCTCACCATCTCCGCCATCTTACTGACGAAGAGAGTTGGACATTGCTGCAGAGAAAGCTATTTGGCAGGGAAGATTGTCCTCCAGCAGTAAGTGAAGTTGGATCTCAAATAGCAAAACTTTGTCAGGGCTTACCCCTCGCAGTTGTCCTTATTGCTGGAATTCTTGCTACTACTGCACGAGATAGCTGGTTAGAAGTTGCAAAAAGTCTAAGTTCTATTGTCCTTGAGGATGAATACTGCATGAAGGCACTTGAACTGAGTTATAGTCATCTGCCAGATTATTTGAAGCCATGCCTTCTGTACTTTGCTGCATTTAAAGAAGACGAGGTTATTAATGTGCGAAGGTTGTTACGGCTTTGGATCTCTGAAAGATTCGTGCAACAGGCTGAAGGAAAGAGAGTAGAGGAAGCAGCTCATGACTACTTTGTGGCTCTAGTTAATAGAAGTTTAGTTAAGGGTGTCGGACAAAGAACTGTGGGTGGTGCCAAAGCCTGTCTACTTCATGATTTGGTACACGAGTTTTGTGTGAAAAAAGCCAAAGAAGAAAGTTTTCTATATGATGTTCATACTTGGAACCCTCTTGGGCTTACTGGACCAAGCAACCCCCACCGAGTTTGTGTCCGCAATACCAGAGAATTGAAGATTTGGGAGTTAACACTTATATTTCCCAATTTACGctctttgatcttgtttggacaAGATTATTTTAAACATGAAGAGGAGGATTTGGGTATTTTGTTACCTAAACTTCTCAGAGTGTTGGATTTTCGGAGTTTGCACTTTCGTTACAATTCTTTCCCAATCGAAGTAGTATTGCTTGTTCACTTGAGATACCTGGCGCTCAAAGGAGTAACATACATCCCATCTGCGATAGCCAACCTCTTAAGGTTAGAAACTCTTATCGTAGATTATCCGAGTTTGGGTATTGAGCTGCCAAGTACTATTTGGAACATTAAGACATTGAGTCATCTACTTGTTATAAATTATCATGGAGTATGGCGAAggggttttatttttccagttGAAAATCTTGAAGTATCCCCAGATTTAGATCGTTTGGACACTTTAAACCTTGCAGTTGATCCCTCTCCTCAAAGCTTGCAAAAGATACTGAGAAAGTTACCAAGCATTCGCAGGTTAAAATGTATGGAACACCGGGGCGGATCAAGAGAAGCTACCAGAAATTGCAACGAGATTCTTGAGTTTGACAGTTTGAGTCAACTGGAATCACTTTATTTGTATGGTTTTCACGGATGTGGATTCAAATCCCCattgaatttgaaaaagttgaCTCTCTCATATAATGCTCAGCCATGGAGTGAAATTTCAACAATCGGAAAGTTGCCCAATCTTGAAGTGCTTAAATTACTTGATCACAGCTTTGTCGGGGAAGAATGGGTAATGAAAGAGGGGGAGTTCCCTAACCTCCGAGTCTTAAAATTGTCAAGGTTGAAATTTCGCAACTGGACTGCATTTTCTGATAATTTTTCCCGCCTTGTGAAATTGGTCTTGCACCGATGTAAGGAGCTGGAAAAGGTCCCTTCTTGTTTGGGGGAGTGTGAGACTcttgaaatgattgaggtggAAGGGTGTCTTGAGTCTGTCGTAGATTCTGTAGAGCAAATTCAACAAGAGCAGATTGATATGGGAAATGAGGTTCTAAAGATCGAAATTCATTCCATTTCCTCATAA